In the Podospora bellae-mahoneyi strain CBS 112042 chromosome 4, whole genome shotgun sequence genome, one interval contains:
- a CDS encoding hypothetical protein (COG:S; EggNog:ENOG503NZIE) — protein MASSFLIKNHTIESQHIREYPHATAHSQEEPLLLAVKQYIPLNNLTPSPGDVSIIAAHANGFPKELYEPLWEDLLSLLNSRGVQIRGIWIADVTHQGQSGILNEANLGNDPSWIDHTRDLLHLTNHFRHSLPRPLIGVGHSFGANIIVNLSLLHPRLLSSLILLDPVLSRFQSKGPKYGFAPMKASAFRRDIWPSLAAAKSAFQSNPFYRTWDPRVFNSWLEHGLRPTPTRIYPDAPAGSVTLLTTKHMESFTYYRPIRQKLMGGGKHELDWDLIPDADEVVHKNPDFPFYRPEGGPATANKLPHLRPGCIWIFGSESNVNPPDIRQEKLDLTGVGPGGSGGAKNGRVKAVTIEGYGHLVPMERTTEVATYAADFLVEDLEHWKREQEEFERWAKKRDEEKWVISEEFEGWMGGRPVRKPKKEGGDKSKL, from the exons atggcCTCTTCATTCCTGATCAAGAACCATACCATCGAATCCCAACACATCCGCGAATACCCCCACGCCACCGCCCACTCCCAAGAagaacccctcctcctcgccgtcaaACAATacatccccctcaacaacctcaccccctcccccggcgacgtctccatcatcgccgcccaCGCAAATGGCTTCCCCAAAGAACTCTACGAGCCCCTTTGGGAAGACCTCCTatccctcctcaacagccgCGGCGTCCAAATCCGCGGCATCTGGATAGCAGACGTAACCCACCAAGGCCAATCCGGCATCCTCAACGAAGCCAACCTAGGCAACGACC CCTCGTGGATAGATCACACCcgcgacctcctccacctgacCAATCACTTCcgccactccctcccccgccccctcatcGGTGTCGGGCACTCCTTCGGCGCAAACATCATagtcaacctctccctcctccatccccgcctcctctcctccctcattcTTTTGGACCCGGTCCTCTCCAGGTTCCAATCCAAAGGCCCCAAATACGGCTTCGCCCCCATGAAAGCCTCCGCCTTCCGCCGCGACATCTGgccctccctcgccgccgccaaatcAGCCTTCCAATCCAACCCCTTCTACCGCACTTGGGACCCCCGCGTGTTCAACTCCTGGCTCGAACACGGCCTCCGACCAACCCCTACAAGAATCTACCCCGATGCCCCTGCTGGCTCAGTCACACTGTTGACAACCAAACACATGGAGAGTTTCACCTACTACCGCCCCATCCGTCAGAagttgatgggagggggtaaACACGAACTTGACTGGGATCTCATCCCCGACGCAGACGAAGTCGTGCATAAAAACCCCGACTTCCCCTTCTACCGTCCCGAAGGCGGCCCAGCAACGGCGAACAAGCTCCCCCACCTCCGGCCGGGCTGCATCTGGATTTTCGGCTCAGAGTCAAACGTCAACCCGCCCGACATCCGGCAGGAGAAGCTCGACCTGACCGGAGTCGGTCCGGGCGGTTCTGGAGGCGCGAAGAACGGAAGGGTGAAAGCTGTCACCATCGAGGGGTATGGCCACCTTGTCCCAATGGAGAGGACGACCGAGGTCGCCACCTACGCCGCTGacttcctcgtcgaggaCCTCGAGCACTGGAAGAGGGAGCAGGAAGAGTTTGAGCGGTGGGCCAAGAAGAGAGACGAGGAAAAGTGGGTGATTAgtgaggagtttgaggggtggatggggggacggccggtgaggaagcccaagaaggaagggggagacaaGTCAAAGTTGTAG